One genomic window of Phalacrocorax aristotelis chromosome 21, bGulAri2.1, whole genome shotgun sequence includes the following:
- the LOC142067343 gene encoding polymeric immunoglobulin receptor-like, which yields MAVELRVLLLLPLWVPGLHAQTTDAVERLSEGSTLYTQCPYTADTGYWQPKAWCHLRGDKCEPLVETTISSRYPYVTRATMGKVTIEDYPLNRTVSITMVNLQAEDSGIYSCAYRDHRHYHVQTKTISLIVLKELHQYELDTLSVQCPYSTQGYGTDTKTWCRTQGQTECNIVARINYPSALQNNKDLEGRTLIWDDTRERTVTITMQKLQAQDTGLYWCALSRGGPFTPIMGVKLSVSKRLQQYTAKESDNVSVQCQYSAQHYGALNKAWCKEGAQQACTAMVNTISKPSRYLRAPRKGRVTIQDDSQRGIVTITMEDVQARDSGVYWCALYEHLHLFRMAEVTLSISKVSAGPTLSGSAGTNHSTPSGDSPAPSSAVNIFILLSGVLSILFILALITSITLCIRRRKQLKRRGPSQAEDIYDKPEDIAQPDSTERMESPSHDSTDLKYVTLNFKSQLSPEDPLYCNAEPNQTHRKPEEENVEYAIIALKQLPTNDKG from the exons GTCTCCATGCCCAAACAACCGATGCTGTGGAGAGATTATCAGAAGGAAGTACTCTCTATACCCAGTGTCCTTACACAGCAGACACAGGCTACTGGCAACCAAAAGCCTGGTGCCACCTGAGAGGTGACAAATGTGAGCCCTTAGTGGAGACGACCATATCAAGCCGATACCCATATGTGACCCGGGCCACAATGGGGAAAGTTACAATAGAGGACTATCCCCTGAATCGCACCGTGTCCATCACCATGGTCAACCTCCAGGCAGAGGACTCAGGCATATACTCCTGTGCTTACCGTGACCACAGACACTACCATGTTCAAACAAAGACGATCTCTTTGATTGTTTTGAAGG AGTTGCACCAGTACGAGTTGGACACTCTCTCTGTGCAGTGCCCGTACAGCACCCAGGGCTACGGCACAGATACAAAAACCTGGTGTCGAACACAAGGTCAGACTGAGTGTAACATCGTGGCGAGGATAAATTACCCTTCAGCACTTCAGAACAATAAAGACCTGGAAGGCAGAACATTGATCTGGGATGACACCCGGGAGAGGACTGTCACCATCACCATGCAGAAGCTGCAGGCCCAGGACACCGGCCTGTACTGGTGTGCACTCTCCAGAGGCGGTCCCTTCACCCCTATAATGGGGGTCAAGCTCTCGGTGTCCAAGA GGCTCCAACAATACACAGCCAAGGAGTCAGACAATGTCTCTGTCCAGTGTCAGTACAGCGCCCAGCACTATGGGGCTCTGAACAAAGCCTGGTGCAAAGAGGGAGCTCAGCAAGCATGTACTGCCATGGTCAACACGATTTCAAAGCCTTCACGGTACCTCAGGGCACCCCGGAAAGGCAGAGTCACGATCCAGGACGACAGCCAGCGGGGGATTGTCACCATCACCATGGAGGACGTGCAGGCACGGGACTCCGGCGTGTACTGGTGTGCGCTTTATGAACACCTGCATCTTTTCCGAATGGCGGAGGTTACGCTCAGTATTTCTAAGG TATCGGCTGGACCAACTTTGTCAGGTTCTGCAGGCACCAATCACTCAACCCCTTCTGGCGACAGCCCAGCACCGAG CTCAGCTGTAAACATCTTCATCCTACTCTCTGGGGTCCTGAGCATCCTCTTCATCCTGGCACTGATCACCTCGATCACGCTGTGCATCAGGCGGCGCAAGCAGCTCAAGAGAAGAG GTCCCAGTCAAGCAGAGGACATCTATGACAAACCAGAGGACATAGCACAG CCTGACAGCACTGAAAGAATGGAAAGTCCCAGTCATGACAGCACAGACCTAAAATACGTTACCCTGAACTTTAAATCCCAACTCAGCCCTGAGGATCCTCTCTACTGCAATGCTGAACCAAATCAGACTCACAGGAAACCCGAAGAGGAAAACGTGGAATATGCTATCATTGCACTCAAGCAGTTGCCGACGAACGACAAGGGGTGA
- the LOC142067042 gene encoding polymeric immunoglobulin receptor-like isoform X1, with amino-acid sequence MAVELRVLLLLPLWVPGLHAQTTDAVERLSEGSTLYTQCPYTADTGYWQPKAWCHLRGDKCEPLVETTISSRYPYVTWATNGKVTIEDYPLNRTVSITMVNLQAEDSGIYSCAYRDHRHYHVQTKTISLIVLKELHQYELDTLSVQCPYSTQGYGTDTKTWCRTQGQTECNIVARINYPSALQNNKDLEGRTLIWDDTRERTVTITMQKLQAQDTGLYWCALSRGGPFTPIMGVKLSVSKRLQQYTAKESDNVSVQCQYSAQHYGALNKAWCKEGAQQACTAMVNTISKPSRYLRAPRKGRVTIQDDSQRGIVTITMEDVQARDSGVYWCALYEHLHLFRMAEVTLNISKVSAGPTLSGSAGTNHSTPSGDSPAPSSAVNIFILLSGVLSVLFILALITSITLCIRRRKQLKRRGPSQAEDIYDKPEDIAQPDSTERMESPSHDSTDLKYVTLNFKSQLSPEDPLYCNAEPNQTHRKPEEENVEYAIIALKQLPMNDKG; translated from the exons ATGGCCGTGGAGCTGAGagtcctcctcctgctgccgcTCTGGGTCCCAG GTCTCCATGCCCAAACAACCGATGCTGTGGAGAGATTATCAGAAGGAAGTACTCTCTATACCCAGTGTCCTTACACAGCAGACACAGGCTACTGGCAACCAAAAGCCTGGTGCCACCTGAGAGGTGACAAATGTGAGCCCTTAGTGGAGACGACCATATCAAGCCGATACCCATATGTGACCTGGGCCACAAATGGGAAGGTTACAATAGAGGACTATCCCCTGAATCGCACCGTGTCCATCACCATGGTCAACCTCCAGGCAGAGGACTCAGGCATATACTCCTGTGCTTACCGTGACCACAGACACTACCATGTTCAAACAAAGACGATCTCTTTGATTGTTTTGAAGG AGTTGCACCAGTACGAGTTGGACACTCTCTCTGTGCAGTGCCCGTACAGCACCCAGGGCTACGGCACAGATACAAAAACCTGGTGTCGAACACAAGGTCAGACTGAGTGTAACATCGTGGCGAGGATAAATTACCCTTCAGCACTTCAGAACAATAAAGACCTGGAAGGCAGAACATTGATCTGGGATGACACCCGGGAGAGGACTGTCACCATCACCATGCAGAAGCTGCAGGCCCAGGACACCGGCCTGTACTGGTGTGCACTCTCCAGAGGCGGTCCCTTCACCCCTATAATGGGGGTCAAGCTCTCGGTGTCCAAGA GGCTCCAACAATACACAGCCAAGGAGTCAGACAATGTCTCTGTCCAGTGTCAGTACAGCGCCCAGCACTATGGGGCTCTGAACAAAGCCTGGTGCAAAGAGGGAGCTCAGCAAGCATGTACTGCCATGGTCAACACGATTTCAAAGCCTTCACGGTACCTCAGGGCACCCCGGAAAGGCAGAGTCACGATCCAGGACGACAGCCAGCGGGGGATTGTCACCATCACCATGGAGGACGTGCAGGCACGGGACTCCGGCGTGTACTGGTGTGCGCTTTATGAACACCTGCATCTTTTCCGAATGGCGGAGGTTACGCTCAATATTTCTAAGG TATCGGCTGGACCAACTTTGTCAGGTTCTGCAGGCACCAATCACTCAACCCCTTCTGGCGACAGCCCAGCACCGAG CTCAGCTGTAAACATCTTCATCCTACTCTCTGGGGTCCTGAGCGTCCTCTTCATCCTGGCACTGATCACCTCGATCACGCTGTGCATCAGGCGGCGCAAGCAGCTCAAGAGAAGAG GTCCCAGTCAAGCAGAGGACATCTATGACAAACCAGAGGACATAGCACAG CCTGACAGCACTGAAAGAATGGAAAGTCCCAGTCATGACAGCACAGACCTAAAATACGTTACCCTGAACTTTAAATCCCAACTCAGCCCTGAGGATCCTCTCTACTGCAATGCTGAACCAAATCAGACTCACAGGAAACCCGAAGAGGAAAACGTGGAATATGCTATCATTGCACTCAAGCAGTTGCCGATGAACGACAAGGGGTGA
- the LOC142067042 gene encoding polymeric immunoglobulin receptor-like isoform X2, protein MAVELRVLLLLPLWVPGLHAQTTDAVERLSEGSTLYTQCPYTADTGYWQPKAWCHLRGDKCEPLVETTISSRYPYVTWATNGKVTIEDYPLNRTVSITMVNLQAEDSGIYSCAYRDHRHYHVQTKTISLIVLKELHQYELDTLSVQCPYSTQGYGTDTKTWCRTQGQTECNIVARINYPSALQNNKDLEGRTLIWDDTRERTVTITMQKLQAQDTGLYWCALSRGGPFTPIMGVKLSVSKRLQQYTAKESDNVSVQCQYSAQHYGALNKAWCKEGAQQACTAMVNTISKPSRYLRAPRKGRVTIQDDSQRGIVTITMEDVQARDSGVYWCALYEHLHLFRMAEVTLNISKVSAGPTLSGSAGTNHSTPSGDSPAPSSAVNIFILLSGVLSVLFILALITSITLCIRRRKQLKRRGPSQAEDIYDKPEDIAQP, encoded by the exons ATGGCCGTGGAGCTGAGagtcctcctcctgctgccgcTCTGGGTCCCAG GTCTCCATGCCCAAACAACCGATGCTGTGGAGAGATTATCAGAAGGAAGTACTCTCTATACCCAGTGTCCTTACACAGCAGACACAGGCTACTGGCAACCAAAAGCCTGGTGCCACCTGAGAGGTGACAAATGTGAGCCCTTAGTGGAGACGACCATATCAAGCCGATACCCATATGTGACCTGGGCCACAAATGGGAAGGTTACAATAGAGGACTATCCCCTGAATCGCACCGTGTCCATCACCATGGTCAACCTCCAGGCAGAGGACTCAGGCATATACTCCTGTGCTTACCGTGACCACAGACACTACCATGTTCAAACAAAGACGATCTCTTTGATTGTTTTGAAGG AGTTGCACCAGTACGAGTTGGACACTCTCTCTGTGCAGTGCCCGTACAGCACCCAGGGCTACGGCACAGATACAAAAACCTGGTGTCGAACACAAGGTCAGACTGAGTGTAACATCGTGGCGAGGATAAATTACCCTTCAGCACTTCAGAACAATAAAGACCTGGAAGGCAGAACATTGATCTGGGATGACACCCGGGAGAGGACTGTCACCATCACCATGCAGAAGCTGCAGGCCCAGGACACCGGCCTGTACTGGTGTGCACTCTCCAGAGGCGGTCCCTTCACCCCTATAATGGGGGTCAAGCTCTCGGTGTCCAAGA GGCTCCAACAATACACAGCCAAGGAGTCAGACAATGTCTCTGTCCAGTGTCAGTACAGCGCCCAGCACTATGGGGCTCTGAACAAAGCCTGGTGCAAAGAGGGAGCTCAGCAAGCATGTACTGCCATGGTCAACACGATTTCAAAGCCTTCACGGTACCTCAGGGCACCCCGGAAAGGCAGAGTCACGATCCAGGACGACAGCCAGCGGGGGATTGTCACCATCACCATGGAGGACGTGCAGGCACGGGACTCCGGCGTGTACTGGTGTGCGCTTTATGAACACCTGCATCTTTTCCGAATGGCGGAGGTTACGCTCAATATTTCTAAGG TATCGGCTGGACCAACTTTGTCAGGTTCTGCAGGCACCAATCACTCAACCCCTTCTGGCGACAGCCCAGCACCGAG CTCAGCTGTAAACATCTTCATCCTACTCTCTGGGGTCCTGAGCGTCCTCTTCATCCTGGCACTGATCACCTCGATCACGCTGTGCATCAGGCGGCGCAAGCAGCTCAAGAGAAGAG GTCCCAGTCAAGCAGAGGACATCTATGACAAACCAGAGGACATAGCACAG CCCTGA